A region from the Thermanaeromonas toyohensis ToBE genome encodes:
- a CDS encoding ASKHA domain-containing protein: protein MVQKITVDFEPIGRRVEATPGQTILAVAQGAGFTLGAGGVYSPCGGKGLCGRCRVRVKGEGLSPLTEAERRVFTPQQIAEGFRLACQAALYAPVKVEIPPESMVGIQKLQVEGIEVEVMPEPPVARYTLTTEQTTIENPRPVWQQVAQRLASDYNLSQLQVDMELARQEPPLAQAKGGTVTVKGREIVNCFFHRPVPPPVGLAVDLGTTKVAGFLVHLETGATLASEGIMNPQIAYGEDVMSRLAYALEDEGQYQRIHQVIIDGLNRLAKDLATRAGLETKDIEEAVIVGNTAMHHLLLRLPIAQLARAPYVAAVTTPVEIKARDLGLSFSPGAYVYLMPVIAGFVGGDHVAMILGSRLDRTDKIVLGLDIGTNTEIVLKYNGRMLSCSCASGPAFEGAHILHGMRAVQGAIQAVRLKDGGTEVELETIADAAPLGICGSGILDAVAELYRTGVIDVHGRLNRQHPRVRVPEGGPAEFLLVPASESGTGEDIVITQKDIGEILLAKAAIATGTELLLKAAGLGVEDIQEVVVAGAFGTHLKVASAVAIGMFPPLPLELFRQVGNAAGTGARAALVSLAERRRAEEIAKQVGYLELMVQPSFQDTFVSSLSLPERSSL, encoded by the coding sequence TTGGTTCAGAAAATTACTGTCGATTTTGAGCCCATAGGACGGCGGGTGGAAGCCACGCCAGGCCAGACTATTTTGGCTGTAGCCCAGGGAGCCGGTTTCACCTTGGGAGCTGGGGGAGTTTACTCGCCCTGTGGAGGTAAGGGTTTGTGTGGCCGGTGTAGGGTAAGGGTGAAGGGTGAGGGATTATCTCCCTTGACTGAAGCCGAACGTAGGGTGTTCACGCCTCAGCAAATAGCTGAAGGCTTCCGTTTAGCTTGTCAGGCCGCCCTTTACGCTCCAGTGAAGGTGGAGATCCCGCCGGAATCTATGGTGGGTATCCAAAAGCTTCAAGTAGAGGGAATAGAAGTAGAAGTTATGCCGGAACCCCCGGTGGCGCGGTATACCTTAACCACGGAGCAAACCACTATAGAAAATCCGCGACCAGTATGGCAGCAAGTGGCCCAGAGGTTGGCTTCCGACTATAACCTTTCCCAGCTTCAAGTGGATATGGAGCTTGCCCGCCAGGAGCCTCCTTTGGCTCAGGCTAAAGGAGGTACAGTAACAGTAAAAGGCCGGGAGATTGTTAACTGCTTTTTCCACCGGCCCGTACCTCCTCCTGTGGGCCTGGCGGTGGATCTAGGTACTACCAAAGTGGCCGGTTTTCTAGTCCATCTGGAAACCGGCGCTACCTTGGCCAGCGAAGGGATCATGAATCCCCAAATTGCTTATGGAGAAGATGTGATGAGCCGCCTTGCTTACGCCCTGGAGGATGAAGGCCAATATCAGCGCATACACCAAGTTATAATTGACGGTTTGAATCGCTTAGCGAAAGATTTGGCTACCCGCGCAGGATTGGAGACTAAGGATATTGAAGAAGCAGTCATCGTCGGCAATACGGCCATGCACCATCTCCTCCTTCGATTGCCCATCGCCCAGCTGGCCCGGGCGCCTTATGTGGCAGCTGTTACTACTCCGGTGGAGATCAAGGCCCGTGACCTGGGTTTAAGTTTCAGTCCCGGTGCCTATGTTTACCTTATGCCGGTTATTGCAGGATTCGTAGGTGGAGATCATGTAGCTATGATCTTGGGAAGCCGGCTGGACAGGACGGATAAGATAGTGCTAGGGCTAGATATAGGGACCAATACCGAGATTGTACTAAAATATAATGGCCGGATGCTCTCCTGCTCCTGTGCCTCAGGTCCAGCCTTCGAAGGAGCCCATATCCTCCATGGGATGCGAGCAGTACAGGGGGCCATCCAAGCTGTACGTTTAAAGGATGGGGGTACCGAGGTAGAACTAGAGACTATAGCTGACGCGGCTCCCTTAGGTATTTGTGGCTCTGGTATTTTAGATGCTGTAGCTGAACTCTACAGGACAGGGGTTATCGATGTTCATGGACGCCTTAACCGCCAGCATCCTAGGGTTCGCGTGCCAGAAGGAGGGCCAGCGGAGTTTCTCCTTGTACCTGCCTCTGAGAGTGGAACAGGTGAGGATATTGTGATTACCCAGAAGGATATAGGGGAGATTCTGCTGGCTAAAGCAGCTATAGCTACGGGAACCGAACTTCTGCTTAAGGCCGCAGGTCTGGGTGTAGAAGACATACAAGAGGTAGTGGTGGCCGGGGCCTTCGGCACCCATCTTAAGGTGGCCAGTGCTGTAGCCATTGGTATGTTCCCGCCCCTGCCTCTCGAACTTTTCCGGCAGGTAGGTAACGCTGCAGGTACTGGGGCACGGGCAGCCCTGGTATCTCTAGCTGAGCGCAGGCGGGCGGAGGAAATAGCCAAGCAGGTAGGGTACCTGGAGTTAATGGTGCAACCTTCCTTCCAGGATACCTTTGTTTCCTCCCT
- a CDS encoding response regulator has protein sequence MLKLLIADDEPLERQAIRYVLQRERPAYQVVGEGRDGTEAVRLAQRLSPDVVLLDIKMPVMDGLEAGKVIRKLRPEARLIFITAYDEFAYAQEAVALGASRYLLKPVATEELVTLLDDLAQEIEKERLAREETEQLRSALEEMLPLIRQGFALDLVAGHIEPEEIKARAEFLGLASLPRLVMVAAIDRFPARPGGLLEAERQYLKKKVWHILEETASEWRGALVVPGLKEEFLLLLSTDHLPDRVRVREEAICLAKKLCEKVRQLTPLTITVGIGRPVIEPVQLSRSYAEAAAAAEYRILYGGDQVIHADDVTVLPRSREPFSSPAEQSLSLAIRLGDKEAAWRHLTHIMAEAIFKQEVRPPVLKVKILELISLATRSALEAGANPDEIAEVMLAGSTELVMGESLNELQTRVKEKIGILVDKVVQAREQRNNNLIDRAIKFIKENYHRDISLEDVAHHVYLSPCYFSRLFKQVQGENFIDYLTRVRLEVAKELLLRTDLSINEIAARVGYRDYRYFGQVFKKMEGYTPTIFRKKMGGG, from the coding sequence GTGCTCCTGGATATAAAGATGCCAGTCATGGACGGGTTGGAAGCCGGGAAAGTTATTCGTAAGCTACGGCCAGAAGCTCGGCTCATCTTTATTACAGCTTATGATGAGTTTGCCTACGCCCAGGAAGCTGTAGCTTTAGGTGCTTCTCGCTATTTGCTTAAACCTGTGGCGACAGAAGAACTGGTAACTTTATTAGATGACCTGGCCCAGGAGATAGAAAAGGAACGGCTGGCCAGGGAAGAAACTGAGCAGCTGCGCTCGGCCTTAGAAGAAATGCTTCCCTTAATACGCCAGGGGTTTGCCCTGGATCTGGTAGCGGGCCATATTGAGCCTGAGGAAATCAAGGCCCGGGCCGAATTTTTAGGTTTGGCTTCCCTTCCTCGCCTAGTCATGGTCGCAGCTATAGATAGATTTCCAGCGCGACCTGGTGGCTTACTAGAGGCAGAGCGCCAATATCTTAAGAAAAAGGTATGGCACATTCTAGAAGAAACAGCTTCTGAATGGCGAGGAGCCTTGGTGGTCCCAGGCCTTAAGGAGGAGTTTCTCCTTTTGCTTTCTACTGACCACCTGCCTGACCGGGTGAGGGTGCGGGAAGAGGCCATATGTTTGGCTAAGAAGCTATGCGAGAAGGTGCGCCAGCTTACTCCCCTAACCATTACAGTAGGTATTGGGCGACCGGTAATTGAACCTGTACAACTTAGTCGGTCTTATGCTGAGGCCGCGGCGGCTGCTGAGTACCGCATCCTTTATGGTGGCGACCAGGTGATCCATGCCGATGACGTTACGGTGCTGCCCCGTTCCCGGGAACCCTTTAGTTCCCCAGCTGAACAAAGTTTAAGTTTAGCTATACGGTTGGGGGATAAGGAGGCGGCTTGGCGTCATCTTACCCATATAATGGCAGAAGCCATCTTTAAGCAAGAGGTACGGCCTCCGGTACTTAAAGTTAAAATTTTAGAATTAATAAGTTTGGCTACCAGATCAGCCTTGGAAGCAGGGGCTAATCCTGACGAGATTGCCGAAGTAATGCTTGCTGGAAGTACTGAGCTGGTCATGGGAGAATCTTTAAACGAGTTACAAACTAGGGTCAAGGAAAAGATTGGTATATTAGTAGATAAAGTAGTACAGGCGCGGGAACAGCGTAACAACAATTTGATAGACCGGGCTATCAAGTTTATTAAAGAAAACTATCACCGTGATATTTCCTTGGAAGATGTAGCCCACCATGTTTATTTAAGCCCATGTTATTTTAGCCGCCTTTTTAAGCAAGTGCAGGGCGAAAATTTTATAGATTACCTTACCCGGGTGAGATTAGAGGTGGCTAAAGAGCTGCTTCTACGTACGGATCTTTCTATAAACGAAATAGCGGCTAGGGTAGGCTACAGGGATTACCGTTATTTTGGCCAGGTTTTTAAAAAAATGGAAGGATATACACCTACTATATTCCGCAAAAAGATGGGAGGAGGCTAA